CCGCATCGGACCGCGGGTGCCGCGCCGTCAGGTGACGCGATGACCGCAGACGGCCTGGCACAGTTCGCCGGACGGCGCGAGATCGCGTCCGCCTCGGCCATGGAGCAGTTCGGGCGCGAACTCGGCGCCGTGCTCCGTGCCGGCGACGTCGTCGTGCTCACCGGGGCGCTCGGCGCGGGCAAGACGACCCTCACGCGGGGGATCGCGGCCGGCCTCGGGGTGCGCGGACCCGTCCAGAGTCCGACCTTCGTCCTCGCCCGCACGCACCCCTCCCTCGTCGGGGGCCCTCCGCTCGTCCACGTCGACGCGTACCGGCTGGGGTCGGCGGCTGAGCTGGACGATCTCGGCCTGGATCTGGAACGTTCGGTCACGATCGTCGAGTGGGGTCGCGGGATGGTCGAGGCCCTCGTCGACGAGTGGTGGGAGATCGAGCTGGATCGCGAGTGGGGCGGCGCCGGGATCGACACGGCGTGCGGCGTCGGCGGGCCCGGTGCGCGCGAGATGGACGATACGGCGCCGCGGCTGGTGACCGTCGTCCGTCGTCCCTGACCGCGCTCGCATCTCGAGGAGCCGCGGCTACGCTGGAGGGATGATCCTGGGCGTGGACACTTCCCTCGGCACGGCTGTCGCCGTGGTCGAATCGGACGGTGTCGTCCGCGCCGAGGCGACGAGCGCCGACGCCCTCGCGCACGCGGAAGTGATCGGGCTGCTCCTGGAGGGCGTGCTCGCGGATGCGGCGCACGGTCCGATCGGGGCGACGACCGTCTCCGAGGCCGTCGAGATCACGCACGTCGCAGCGGGTATGGGTCCGGGGCCCTTCACGGGCCTCCGAGTCGGCATCGCGGCCGCTCGGGCGTTCGCGCTCGGCCGTGGACTGCCCGTCATCCCCGTGCCCAGCCACGACGCCGCCGCGCTCGCCGTGCTGCTGGCCGATCCGCACAGCGTGCCGGGCCCCTTCGCCGTCGTCACCGACGCTCGCCGTCGCGAGTACGCGTACACCGTCTACGACGGCGTCGACGACGACGGGCTGCCCGTGCGGCGTGCGCCCGCCACCCTCGCCCCGCGCGACGCGATCGACGACGTCCTGGCGGGCCTCGATGTCCAACGCCGCGACGTGTCGTCGATCTCCGCCGCGATGCTCGCGCTCGCCGCGGCGCGCGCGGTCGCCTCGGGGCGCACCCTCGCCGACGGTGAGCCCCTCTACCTCCGGGCGCCCGACGTCACTCTGCCCGCCGGTCCCAAGAAGGTGGGCACATGACGGTGCGGACGGCGACGGCATCCGACCTGGGCGCCATCATGGCGCTCGAGCGCGACTCGTTCCCCACGGATGCGTGGAGCGAGGCGATGATGGCCGCCGAGCTCGCGTCGCCCCACGGGCGCTACGTCGTCGACGTCGACGGTGCCGTCCTCCATGGGTACGGCGGCGTGCGCGCCGTGCAGGGAGCCGCGGATGCCGACATTCAGACGATCGCGATCGCCGCGTCGTCCCGGGGCCGTGGGCGCGGGCGTCACCTGCTCGACGAGCTGCTGCGCACGGCTCGGGAGCGCGGCGCGCGAGAGGTCTTCCTCGAGGTGCGCGCCGACAACCCGGTGGCCACCGCGCTGTACATCTCGGAGGGGTTCGTCGAGATCGCCCGTCGCCCGCGCTACTACCAGCCCGACGACGTCGATGCCGTCGTGATGAAGCTCGACCTGGCAGCGTGGGGCGCGCGTGAGGCCGACTCGGCGCGGCCGTCCGCCTCGGCCGACCCGAGCGCGTCGCCGGCCACCACCGCCGGAACGGGGTGGTGCTGATGACCGGGCGCATCCTCCCGTCGGACGGTCCTGCTCCGCAGGAGCCGCTCGTGCTCGGGATCGAGACAAGCTGCGACGAGACCGGGATCGGCATCGTGCGGGGCCGCACGCTGCTGTCGAACACGATCGCGAGCTCCATGGCCGAACACGCGCGCTACGGGGGCGTCGTGCCCGAAGTCGCGGCACGCGCACACCTCGAGGCGCTGCAGCCCGCGATCGAGCAGGCCGTCGCGGAGGCGGGGATCGCGCTCACCGACCTGGATGCCGTCGCCGTCACGAGCGGACCGGGCCTCGCCGGTGCCCTCATGGTGGGTGTCGGCGCGGCGAAGGCGCTCGCCGTCTCCCTGGATCGCCCGCTCTATGCGGTCAACCATCTCGTCGGTCACATCGCCGCCGACATCCTCACGGGCGAAGAGGTCGAGTATCCGACGGTCGCGCTCCTCGTCTCGGGCGGCCACACATCGTTGCTGCTCGTGCGCGACCTTGTCTTCGACGTCGAGCTCCTCGGGGAGACCATGGACGATGCGGCGGGCGAGGCCTTCGACAAGATCGCGCGCACCCTCGGACTGCCCTACCCGGGCGGTCCCGAGATCGACCGCGCGGCCGCGCTCGGCGACCCCGACGCGATCCGCTTCCCACGCGGGCTCTCCCGCGCCTCCGACATGGCGGAGCACCGGTACGACTTCTCGTTCTCGGGGCTGAAGACGGCGGTCGCCCGCTGGGTGGAGCGGGCCGAGGCAGCGGGGGAGACCGTGTCCGTCCCCGACGTCGCCGCGTCCTTCCGCGAGGCGGTCGTCGACGTGCTCGTCACCAAGGCGCTCGCCGCCTGTGAGCGCCACGGTGTACCCCGGCTCCTCCTCGGCGGTGGCGTCATCGCGAACCGGCGCCTGCGTGAGGTGGCGGTCGCTCGTGCCGAGGCCGCCGGGGTGGCGGTGCGCATCCCGCCGCTGTCGCTGTGCACCGACAACGGCGCGATGATCGCCGCCCTCGCGGCCGAGCTGATCCGCAGCGGGCGTCCCGCTTCGACGCTCGCGTTCGGTGCGGACTCGACCCTTCCCGTCACCGAGATCCAGGTGGCGGTGAGCGCATGAGCACGCCCGACGACCCGCCCGCCCTGCCGGCCGACGTCCCGCAGGTTCCCGTGCCGATCATCGAGTCGGCATCGGGCGATGTCGCGCCCGGCGAGACAGCGAGGCTGCCGGGAGAGCACCGTGGCGGTTTCCAGCGCGCGCTGACGGAACCGGTCGAGGTGACCGCTCCCGTGCACACGGAGGTGCGGTGGGCACCTGCCCCGCCCGCCCCGCTGCCCCGCAGTGCGCCGTGGGCACTGACCTTCGCCGTCCTCGGGCTGCTCGTGTCGCTGCTCGTCGGATGGGGTTTCCTCATCGGCATCCTGGGCGCGTCGCTCGCCGTCGTCGCCCTTCGCCGCCCGTGGGAGAGCCGCGGGGTGGCCGTCTGGGCGCTGTGCCTGAGCGCGCTGTCGCTCCTGTACAGCGGCGGCTGGCTGTGGTGGGCCTCGACGCAGGGCCCGCTGTTCGGCTGAACGGCCCCGGTTGCCCTCGGTTCGGCGCGGCGCTCAGAGACGGTCGGCGAGAAGTGCGACCCGGGCTCCGTCCACGCGCGTGAGCAGGAGCGTCGCGGCCGCATCGCCGCGCAGCTTCAGCTTCGTGCGGAGGGATGCCGGGTCGATGTCGACGCCGCGCTTCTTGATCTCCAGCGTGCCGATGCCGCGCTCGCGGAGCGCCTTCGACAAGCGTTTGGGGTCGAACGGCAGTTGCTCGCGCACGCGGAACGTCTGCACGAAGGGGCTCGTCGTGGCCGTGTCCGACGTGAGGTAGGCGATGCCGTCGGCGATCATGCCGGCATCCAGTCGCCTCGCTACCTCGCCGATGAGGCGCGCCCTGATGACCGAGCCTGCGGGCTCGTGGACGTACGCGCCCAGCGGACGTACGGGGACGTCTGCCGCGTCTCCGGATGCCGTCAGCTCGTGCGCCGCATCGCCGTGGACGACGAGCGCGGCGCGTGCGACGCCCGGGCGGGCGAGGGCACCCGACCACAGCACGAGTTCGATGGTGGACCCGTCGACGGTGATCCACTGGGCTTCGACGCCGTCGGGGATCTGCTCGCGGTCGAAGCCCGGACCCAGCTTGATCCCCACCGGCATCCGGGATGCCAGGTCGAACGCCCAATCCAGCGACGGCGTCCAGTCGGCCGCGCGCGTGCGACGCGTCTCGCTGTGTCCGGCGGTGCGGCGGGCGGGGTCGAGCCAGACGGCGTCGATGCCCGTGAGGTCGGTGGACTCGGCGGTGGCGTGGCGCACGGTCGCCGTGTCGCCGAACGGCGCGAGGTTGTACGCGGCGATCGCGGCGGTGATCTCGTCGGCGTCGACGGCGAGCACGTGCAGGCCGATCCCCGCGAGCCCCAGTGCATCGCCGCCGATGCCGCATCCCAGGTCGGCCACGCGCGTCATGCCCGCATCCCGGAATCGGCCGGCGTGGCGGGCCGCGACGGCGAGGCGGGAGGCCTGCTCCAGCCCCGCGCGGGTGAACAGCATGCGTTCGGCGAAGGGCCCGAACTTCGCGGCGGCGCGGGTGCGCAGGCGCGCCTGACCGACCACCGCCGACACGAGCTCCGGAGATGTTCCGGCGGCGCGCAGGCGGCTGACGGCGGCGGCGACGTCGTCGGTCGAGTCGATGCGGCCGAGCGAGTCGAGCAGACGCAGCGCCTCCGGTGTCAGCAGGGTCGCGAGCTCGGCGTGGTCCACCGGGCAAGCCTATGCGGCGCCGCGTGTCGCCGCGCGTCGGAGGATTGGCACTCGCGTTGCACGAGTGCCAGCATCGCCCTAGACTGGCATTAGCACTCGCGGTGTGCGGGTGCTAATGAGTCTTTACGCATGACCCCTGAAGCAAGAAAGAGGTAGACCGTGTCGGTTTCCATCAAGCCGCTCGAGGACCGCATCGTCATCAAGCAGGTCGAGGCTGAGCAGGTCACGTCCAGTGGACTGGTCATCCCCGACACCGCGAAGGAGAAGCCCCAGGAGGGCGAGGTCGTCGCGGTGGGCCCCGGTCGCATCGACGACAACGGCAACCGCGTTCCGCTCGACGTCGCCGTCGGCGACCGCGTGATCTACAGCAAGTACGGCGGCACCGAGGTGAAGTTCGGCGGCGACGAGTTCCTCGTCCTGTCGGCTCGCGACGTGCTGGCGGTCGTCGTCCGCTGACCGCACACAGCTGACCGAAGGGTCCGGATGCCGTGGCATCCGGACCCTTCGTCGTTGCCGGCGCCCGGGGATTGGCAGCCACGTCGCGGCGAACGGCAGGATCTCGTCGCTCCCGGGGACCGCGCGACGTCATGACCGTCCTAGGCTTGGACCCATGACACCACCCGCGCGCTCCGTCCGCGACGGCGATGAGGTGCGCGGGGGAGTCCTGGCCTTCATCGCCTACTTCCTGTGGGGCTTCATGCCCCTCTACTTCCTCACGCTGACGCCGACCGGCCCGTGGGAAGTGGTCT
This genomic window from Candidatus Microbacterium phytovorans contains:
- the tsaE gene encoding tRNA (adenosine(37)-N6)-threonylcarbamoyltransferase complex ATPase subunit type 1 TsaE, whose product is MTADGLAQFAGRREIASASAMEQFGRELGAVLRAGDVVVLTGALGAGKTTLTRGIAAGLGVRGPVQSPTFVLARTHPSLVGGPPLVHVDAYRLGSAAELDDLGLDLERSVTIVEWGRGMVEALVDEWWEIELDREWGGAGIDTACGVGGPGAREMDDTAPRLVTVVRRP
- the tsaB gene encoding tRNA (adenosine(37)-N6)-threonylcarbamoyltransferase complex dimerization subunit type 1 TsaB, whose product is MILGVDTSLGTAVAVVESDGVVRAEATSADALAHAEVIGLLLEGVLADAAHGPIGATTVSEAVEITHVAAGMGPGPFTGLRVGIAAARAFALGRGLPVIPVPSHDAAALAVLLADPHSVPGPFAVVTDARRREYAYTVYDGVDDDGLPVRRAPATLAPRDAIDDVLAGLDVQRRDVSSISAAMLALAAARAVASGRTLADGEPLYLRAPDVTLPAGPKKVGT
- the rimI gene encoding ribosomal protein S18-alanine N-acetyltransferase, coding for MTVRTATASDLGAIMALERDSFPTDAWSEAMMAAELASPHGRYVVDVDGAVLHGYGGVRAVQGAADADIQTIAIAASSRGRGRGRHLLDELLRTARERGAREVFLEVRADNPVATALYISEGFVEIARRPRYYQPDDVDAVVMKLDLAAWGAREADSARPSASADPSASPATTAGTGWC
- the tsaD gene encoding tRNA (adenosine(37)-N6)-threonylcarbamoyltransferase complex transferase subunit TsaD, which codes for MTGRILPSDGPAPQEPLVLGIETSCDETGIGIVRGRTLLSNTIASSMAEHARYGGVVPEVAARAHLEALQPAIEQAVAEAGIALTDLDAVAVTSGPGLAGALMVGVGAAKALAVSLDRPLYAVNHLVGHIAADILTGEEVEYPTVALLVSGGHTSLLLVRDLVFDVELLGETMDDAAGEAFDKIARTLGLPYPGGPEIDRAAALGDPDAIRFPRGLSRASDMAEHRYDFSFSGLKTAVARWVERAEAAGETVSVPDVAASFREAVVDVLVTKALAACERHGVPRLLLGGGVIANRRLREVAVARAEAAGVAVRIPPLSLCTDNGAMIAALAAELIRSGRPASTLAFGADSTLPVTEIQVAVSA
- a CDS encoding class I SAM-dependent methyltransferase, with product MDHAELATLLTPEALRLLDSLGRIDSTDDVAAAVSRLRAAGTSPELVSAVVGQARLRTRAAAKFGPFAERMLFTRAGLEQASRLAVAARHAGRFRDAGMTRVADLGCGIGGDALGLAGIGLHVLAVDADEITAAIAAYNLAPFGDTATVRHATAESTDLTGIDAVWLDPARRTAGHSETRRTRAADWTPSLDWAFDLASRMPVGIKLGPGFDREQIPDGVEAQWITVDGSTIELVLWSGALARPGVARAALVVHGDAAHELTASGDAADVPVRPLGAYVHEPAGSVIRARLIGEVARRLDAGMIADGIAYLTSDTATTSPFVQTFRVREQLPFDPKRLSKALRERGIGTLEIKKRGVDIDPASLRTKLKLRGDAAATLLLTRVDGARVALLADRL
- the groES gene encoding co-chaperone GroES — translated: MSVSIKPLEDRIVIKQVEAEQVTSSGLVIPDTAKEKPQEGEVVAVGPGRIDDNGNRVPLDVAVGDRVIYSKYGGTEVKFGGDEFLVLSARDVLAVVVR